Proteins encoded within one genomic window of Tachysurus vachellii isolate PV-2020 chromosome 16, HZAU_Pvac_v1, whole genome shotgun sequence:
- the si:zfos-932h1.3 gene encoding zinc finger protein 23: MNEFAMDKQQVPKREDQGFRLPLSSVRLLVPPLRLMSAFMWQVLQQKNVVHYGKLEEFVSMVTETVPHLLSYRQRVQLILGLRARMILEMLREPDDVKLAQVHLDRMRLPDIPAGCSVDVYSDLELSVSNFKALVLALLKDPAEKAYFFQEVFPVEYGPRYDTALKELMWELLSCLERLFPVPDLKKTLSWLTPAPVGLDECMQSEPKHLKALFQQHKVIGNMDQQNWTKGSTLGTLSATSGDCIISSLSVPPSTHMAVTTESVVYHIQPTTVTILSQSALGQLGSEAIIVTDYTEVELGSNEVAEESVDRCVEVHTENSSVVAVLSNQTAVEEEEMITVSQHVELPKDPESSRNSEEERNLCEKSTQCDIRDGGLSGDLRAAGNDGSMSASKAEGTESDGEGLNKELQERKKDATQTSVCQKDDQEANIALNQEKSFPLAVPLRRGRGRPRKNTVAQKVVQNGKRGRRFKAEKDKEKMNSEDTEETTDEKTTIAETGFNGMDTTVSSRDLSPPRPQTSETAENPRARYVCDTCGRKFTRTSDVRRHQLTHTGERPFRCAHCEKTFQHAWDLTKHCRKFHGEATFSCRLCPSQFINFRSLTAHHKKSHASELPHYCSICGQASPSAAALVQHRKTHSATQQYLCEQCGEGFDTLLQRSVHRQSHRMHRKFKCPQCDKTYSRQADVKRHLLSHTGERPHQCNLCGKSFALRAGLQKHQLTHTGERPFPCPHCPKAFNLLSIMRRHERMHTGERPFLCSQCGKRFLSLGELLKHDKSHTDARPHLCSQCQKSFKSKRALREHILSHSGTRPYPCSYCDKKFSKPFALNRHHLMHTGERPFACTHCEKTFLTSAELALHKRVHTGERPYICSECPWKFRSSSELARHRRTHGQQRAYTCSYCPKIYTSTSKLKTHMRIHTGEDNTKCPEDISHTVEVQESTLTESDMPDGLS, translated from the exons atgaatgaatttgcaaTGGATAAACAGCAGGTACCAAAACGGGAAGACCaag GCTTCAGACTTCCTCTGTCCTCTGTGCGCCTGTTGGTTCCTCCTCTGCGCCTGATGTCTGCCTTTATGTGGCAGGTGCTGCAGCAGAAAAACGTAGTGCACTATGGGAAATTGGAGGAGTTTGTCTCTATGGTTACGGAGACGGTGCCACACCTGCTGAGTTACAGACAAAGAGTTCAGCTCATCCTGGGATTAAGGGCACGG ATGATCTTAGAGATGTTACGCGAGCCGGACGATGTGAAGCTTGCCCAGGTCCACTTGGACAGAATGAGACTTCCGGATATTCCAGCTGGATGCTCAGTA GACGTATATTCAGATTTGGAGCTCTCTGTGTCTAACTTCAAGGCTCTTGTTCTTGCACTGTTGAAGGATCCTGCAGAAAAGGCTTATTTCTTTCAG GAGGTGTTTCCTGTGGAATATGGTCCACGTTACGATACTGCACTGAAGGAGCTAATGTGGGAGCTGCTGTCCTGTCTGGAGAGGCTATTCCCTGTTCCAGACCTTAAGAAG ACTTTATCTTGGCTCACTCCTGCCCCTGTTGGTCTGGATGAATGCATGCAGTCTGAACCAAAACACCTGAAAGCTCTGTTTcagcagcacaaagtgattGGCAACATGGACCAACAAAACTGGACCAAAGGTTCCACATTAG GTACTCTTTCTGCTACCTCCGGGGACTGTATAATTTCCTCGCTTTCTGTCCCTCCATCGACACACATGGCGGTCACTACCGAATCCGTGGTCTACCACATCCAGCCGACCACTGTGACCATCCTGAGCCAGAGTGCTCTTGGCCAGTTGGGCTCGGAGGCCATCATTGTAACTGATTACACCGAGGTTGAGTTGGGCAGTAATGAGGTGGCTGAAGAATCTGTGGACAGGTGCGTAGAGGTGCACACAGAGAACAGCTCTGTGGTGGCGGTCCTCAGCAACCAAACTGCGGTCGAAGAAGAGGAGATGATAACTGTGAGCCAGCACGTCGAACTTCCCAAAGACCCAGAAAGCAGCAGGAAcagtgaggaagagagaaatCTTTGTGAGAAATCCACACAGTGTGACATCAGAGACGGAGGTTTATCGGGTGATCTCAGGGCCGCGGGTAACGACGGTTCCATGTCAGCGTCCAAAGCTGAAGGAACTGAATCTGATGGAGAAGGATTAAATAAAGAGCttcaggagagaaagaaagatgcaaCGCAGACTTCTGTATGTCAGAAAGATGACCAAGAAGCTAATATTGCTCTTAATCAGGAAAAGAGCTTTCCTTTAGCAGTACCATTGAGAAGAGGGCGTGGAAGACCGAGGAAGAACACAGTGGCACAGAAAGTGGTTCAGAACGGGAAACGAGGGAGACGATTCAAAGCGGAAAAGGacaaagagaaaat GAACAGTGAAGACACTGAAGAAACAACAG ATGAAAAGACCACGATAGCCGAGACGGGATTCAATGGAATGGACACCACAGTCTCATCTCGTGATCTAAGCCCACCAAGACCCCAAACATCTGAAACGGCAGAAAATCCTCGCGCCCGGTACGTGTGTGACACGTGTGGTCGCAAGTTTACCCGCACGTCCGATGTCCGACGTCACCAGTTGACTCATACGGGTGAGCGTCCGTTCCGTTGTGCTCACTGTGAGAAGACGTTCCAGCATGCTTGGGATCTGACTAAACACTGCCGAAAGTTTCACGGAGAAGCCACGTTCTCTTGCCGCCTCTGTCCGAGTCAGTTCATTAATTTCCGGTCACTGACTGCCCACCACAAGAAGAGCCATGCCAGTGAGCTGCCCCACTACTGCTCCATCTGCGGCCAGGCCAGTCCCAGCGCTGCTGCTCTCGTGCAGCATCGGAAAACGCACAGCGCCACTCAACAGTACCTCTGTGAACAATGTGGCGAAGGCTTTGACACCTTATTGCAGCGCTCAGTCCACAGACAGAGCCACCGCATGCACCGCAAGTTTAAATGTCCGCAGTGTGACAAGACTTACTCGCGACAGGCCGACGTCAAGCGCCATCTGCTGAGCCATACGGGTGAGCGGCCTCATCAGTGCAACCTGTGTGGAAAAAGCTTTGCGCTGCGTGCCGGCCTTCAGAAACATCAGCTCACTCACACAGGGGAGAGGCCTTTCCCCTGCCCTCACTGTCCCAAAGCATTCAACCTGCTCTCCATTATGCGTCGACATGAGCGCATGCACACAGGAGAGCGGCCGTTCCTGTGCTCGCAGTGCGGCAAGCGCTTCCTGTCGCTCGGAGAACTCCTCAAGCATGACAAGTCCCACACGGACGCCAGGCCACACTTATGCAGTCAGTGCCAGAAAAGCTTCAAGTCCAAGCGAGCTCTGAGGGAGCACATCCTCAGCCACAGCGGCACTCGCCCATATCCCTGCAGCTACTGTGACAAAAAATTCTCCAAGCCTTTCGCTTTGAACCGCCACCATTTGATGCACACAGGCGAGAGACCATTTGCGTGCACGCACTGTGAGAAAACCTTCCTGACATCAGCGGAGTTGGCCTTGCACAAGCGCGTACACACCGGAGAACGGCCCTACATCTGCTCAGAATGCCCGTGGAAGTTTCGGAGCTCCTCGGAATTGGCGCGTCACAGGCGCACTCACGGCCAGCAGAGGGCGTACACCTGCAGCTACTGTCCCAAAATCTACACTAGCACATCCAAACTGAAAACCCATATGCGCATTCACACAGGGGAGGATAACACAAAGTGCCCTGAAGACATTAGCCATACAGTGGAGGTCCAAGAGTCCACACTGACAGAGAGTGACATGCCCGATGGCCTCTCATAA
- the si:dkey-14k9.3 gene encoding C2H2-type zinc finger protein, producing MMEVGVSRQEDIKDPLLLPSVRLLVPPVRLMSAVLWQAMQQQDVMQYGMLADFVSLVIEAVPELCSSTHAVQLALGLRAKLILELCCRAETVDTHLIQLHLNSIHLVKNVGSTELEETGVHFVQMVHAIIEDAEQRERFFQNVFPVEFGPGYDSALQTLMWDFLSRLEHFLPVPDLLQTVSWLRSETSALKDCEESISNPDSLRSLLHHHRCLGQLDTCASLSSPQVGDCILTALSGKRNQLAQMDSGLGPPAPTEMPMCVMDGTDVETVVVTSEWTEIEIHANQQTGEDKSEDGDDSPPAAVCDQSESRTHRNTEEGEIQTGKHTDTENCFRESTLIYNKHDESVSCTQDWTAETVQQECMAKERQSLACSTTPPLESTLTVPVTADDGAAAFTIPAGTRRSARKPKKTWKLKLVHLQKRNPGVVNRHKQERTPLAPMRNSGKVTEIDRECINSDNRDVAELSVSPGPATSDGNTELSSKSFTCPHCPFTHVQERYVKSHMKKVHPVSSSTEKEPHVCQVCGKGYRYPGMLKAHERSHTGEQPFQCTASHCGRRFSHIQALRRHRLIHSGKKSPQTPAGERLQEAELEKSEPQDGEPWMYTCLYCSESFSSHSARREHHKTHPEEDLQRCNDCGKRLSCQAALIRHKRGHMGERPHKCLLCGSSFVCTTSFKRHMLVHQPERPYRCSCGKGFTYKGALLSHQRTHTAERRYRCSRCSRCFLYPGELRKHERTHSDEKPYLCPHCGKSFKRERILRAHVAGHTEDKIFKCSLCNKTFAYKASLTRHELTHTGERPFLCSDCGKTFFSFGELLKHQRYHTGIKPFQCSHCDKSFTQACYLQLHTRYHTGVRPYTCPQCSKSFFTSCRLKRHMQIHTDEKPFECKECGKRFRQAYVLKVHWRTHLEKELRV from the exons ATGATGGAGGTCGGAGTCTCAAGGCAGGAGGACATTAAGG ATCCTCTTCTCCTGCCCTCTGTGCGTCTCCTGGTGCCACCTGTGCGACTCATGTCAGCAGTCCTGTGGCAGGCCATGCAGCAGCAGGATGTAATGCAGTACGGGATGCTTGCAGACTTTGTTTCGCTGGTTATTGAAGCTGTACCAGAACTCTGCAGTTCTACGCATGCAGTCCAGCTTGCTCTGGGTCTGCGAGCAAag CTAATTTTGGAGCTGTGCTGCAGGGCTGAAACAGTGGACACACATTTGATCCAGCTTCATCTCAACAGCATTCATTTGGTCAAAAAT GTTGGCAGCACAGAGCTAGAAGAGACAGGAGTTCACTTTGTCCAAATGGTTCACGCGATAATCGAAGACGCTGAGCAGAGAGAACGCTTCTTCCAG aatGTGTTTCCAGTGGAGTTTGGACCTGGCTATGACTCTGCCCTTCAGACACTTATGTGGGACTTCCTGTCCAGACTGGAGCACTTCCTTCCAGTGCCAGACCTCCTTCAG ACCGTGTCCTGGCTTAGATCTGAGACTTCTGCTTTAAAAGACTGCGAGGAATCCATCAGCAACCCAGATAGCTTGAGATCACTGCTCCATCACCATCGGTGCCTTGGACAACTGGATACTTGTG CCTCTTTGTCGTCACCTCAAGTTGGCGACTGCATCCTGACTGCTCTGTCTGGCAAGAGAAACCAACTGGCTCAGATGGACTCGGGTCTCGGTCCACCTGCTCCCACTGAGATGCCCATGTGTGTAATGGACGGAACCGACGTGGAGACCGTCGTGGTCACATCCGAATGGACGGAGATTGAAATACACGCAAACCAGCAAACCGGAGAGGACAAAAGTGAGGACGGTGACGATTCACCTCCGGCTGCTGTCTGCGATCAGAGCGAGTCACGgactcacagaaacacagaggaaGGTGAAATCCAGACTGGGAagcacactgacactgagaatTGTTTCAGAGAGTCTACACTGATCTATAATAAACATGATGAATCTGTAAGTTGTACTCAAGACTGGACTGCAGAAACGGTACAGCAGGAATGTATGGCTAAGGAGAGACAGAGTCTGGCCTGCAGCACTACGCCTCCTCTGGAGTCTACGCTCACTGTACCTGTGACCGCCGATGACGGAGCTGCCGCTTTTACAATCCCCGCAGGGACCCGCAGATCAGCTCGAAAGCCGAAGAAGACTTGGAAGCTGAAATTGGTTCATCTACAGAAACGAAACCCTGGTGTGGTAAACAGACATAAGCAAGAGAGAACACCGCTTGCACCTATGAGGAACTCGGGGAAGGtcacagagatagacagagaatgTATCAACTCAGATAACAG GGACGTTGCTGAGCTGTCTGTATCTCCTGGTCCTGCCACAAGTGATGGAAATACAG AGCTCTCGTCCAAATCATTCACCTGCCCTCACTGCCCGTTTACACACGTTCAGGAACGCTATGTGAAAAGTCACATGAAAAAGGTTCACCCGGTTTCGTCATCGACCGAGAAAGAGCCTCACGTGTGCCAGGTGTGTGGCAAAGGATACCGCTACCCGGGCATGTTGAAGGCGCACGAGCGCAGCCACACAGGCGAGCAGCCCTTCCAGTGTACAGCTTCCCACTGTGGCCGCCGCTTCTCACACATTCAAGCCCTGCGGCGCCATCGTTTGATACACAGTGGCAAAAAAAGTCCTCAAACCCCTGCTGGTGAGAGACTTCAGGAAGCTGAGCTTGAAAAAAGTGAACCTCAGGACGGTGAACCCTGGATGTACACCTGCCTGTATTGCAGCGAGAGCTTCAGTTCACACAGTGCTCGCCGTGAGCACCACAAGACGCATCCCGAGGAAGATCTGCAGCGCTGTAACGACTGTGGAAAGAGACTGAGCTGTCAGGCTGCGCTGATCAGGCACAAGCGAGGCCACATGGGTGAACGGCCACACAAATGCCTGCTCTGCGGCTCCAGCTTCGTGTGCACCACCAGCTTCAAGCGCCACATGCTCGTGCATCAGCCTGAGAGGCCGTACCGCTGCAGCTGCGGTAAAGGCTTCACCTATAAAGGCGCCCTGCTGTCCCATCAGCGTACTCACACAGCCGAGAGACGCTACAGGTGCTCTCGCTGCAGCAGATGCTTCCTTTACCCGGGAGAACTGAGAAAGCACGAAAGGACGCACTCGGACGAGAAGCCGTACCTGTGTCCGCACTGTGGCAAGAGTTTTAAGAGAGAGAGGATCCTTCGTGCACACGTCGCCGGCCACACCGAAGACAAAATCTTCAAATGCTCCTTATGCAACAAAACGTTTGCGTATAAAGCGAGCCTGACCAGGCACGAGCTTACACACACAGGCGAGAGGCCTTTCCTTTGCTCAGACTGTGGCAAAACCTTCTTTTCGTTCGGGGAGCTGCTGAAACACCAGCGCTACCACACGGGGATCAAGCCGTTCCAGTGCTCACACTGTGACAAGAGCTTCACACAGGCTTGCTACCTGCAGCTGCACACCAGGTACCACACGGGGGTTCGACCCTACACCTGCCCCCAGTGCAGCAAAAGCTTCTTCACTTCTTGCCGTCTTAAGAGACACATGCAGATCCACACCGATGAGAAGCCGTTCGAGTGCAAGGAGTGCGGCAAGAGGTTTAGGCAGGCCTACGTGCTGAAAGTGCATTGGCGCACACATTTGGAGAAAGAACTGAGGGTTTAA